The following coding sequences are from one Paenibacillus sp. FSL R5-0912 window:
- the cobK gene encoding precorrin-6A reductase, with product MIFMLCGTSDARELALNLSRQGLQLQASVVTPSAAERLEAAAIRTRVGRLDRAAMTALLQEGGYRAVVDGSHPFALEAHANAGGAAAALGLPYFRYERQSLIYDSHPRLIIVRSYAEAACKAKELKGSIMLTTGGKTLGVFAEELLGDPDIRLTVRLLPCLENMEKCLSLGIEQRNIIALQGPFSREMNEALYRQYGTQVMITKESGAEGSVDEKLHAALDMGLYVILIMRPELSFGENGKVFDSFDEITEAVRAALQMNKEG from the coding sequence ATGATCTTCATGCTGTGCGGCACCAGCGATGCCCGGGAGCTGGCGCTGAACCTGTCGCGTCAAGGCCTGCAGCTGCAGGCCTCTGTCGTGACGCCCAGTGCGGCGGAACGTCTGGAAGCCGCAGCTATCCGCACCCGGGTCGGCAGGCTGGACAGGGCGGCCATGACCGCCCTGCTGCAGGAGGGCGGGTATCGCGCCGTTGTAGACGGCAGCCACCCGTTTGCGCTGGAGGCCCATGCCAATGCTGGGGGTGCAGCAGCAGCGCTCGGCTTGCCCTATTTTCGCTACGAGCGGCAAAGTCTGATTTACGACAGCCATCCCCGGCTGATCATTGTCCGTTCCTATGCAGAAGCTGCATGCAAGGCCAAAGAACTGAAGGGCTCCATTATGCTGACAACCGGCGGTAAGACACTTGGCGTGTTTGCGGAGGAGCTGCTGGGAGATCCGGACATCCGGCTGACGGTCAGACTGCTGCCCTGCCTGGAGAATATGGAGAAATGTCTGTCCCTTGGCATTGAGCAGCGGAATATTATTGCGCTTCAGGGACCTTTTAGCAGAGAGATGAACGAGGCACTTTACCGGCAGTATGGCACACAGGTGATGATTACCAAAGAGAGCGGGGCGGAAGGCTCGGTGGATGAGAAGCTGCATGCCGCGCTGGATATGGGGCTTTACGTCATTTTAATTATGCGGCCGGAGCTGAGCTTTGGAGAGAACGGGAAGGTGTTTGACTCTTTTGACGAGATTACGGAGGCCGTGAGAGCTGCGCTGCAAATGAACAAGGAGGGATAA
- a CDS encoding cobalt-precorrin-5B (C(1))-methyltransferase has translation MKHDNESAAEYTAKRGSEKNAEYAANLEPEPEHDAEYAKYAAKRESEHVVESTANPSGLTSSPTGAPASSTPAAPLRRGYTTGACAAAAAKGAALLLITGDRLPAVDIDLPAGFRHSFELTGWQREGADSASCATVKDAGDDPDATHQAWIEAAVSWLDHPGVEIDGGRGVGRVTKPGLPVPVGAAAINPVPWRMILEAVSGVLEEHGAARGLRVVISVPEGEAIALRTLNPRLGIIGGISILGTRGVVTPFSTEAYKASVVQAISVAAATGNGQIILTTGGSSEKYAMAMFAGLPEEAFIQMGEYVGFSLEHAKAYGIKKVTFVGMAGKFSKVAQGAMLIHSKNAPVDFGFLAAVAAEAGANDKQMKEITAANTASQVVDMMTDAGNSAFFESLCRHACEESLKHMNGGMIVEMVLITMKGRVLGRAEIRG, from the coding sequence GTGAAGCATGATAATGAGTCCGCGGCAGAGTACACTGCAAAGCGGGGGTCTGAGAAGAATGCAGAGTACGCAGCGAATCTCGAGCCTGAGCCTGAGCATGATGCTGAGTATGCAAAGTATGCAGCAAAACGAGAATCTGAGCATGTTGTTGAGTCGACAGCCAACCCAAGCGGTTTAACATCGTCGCCTACCGGTGCTCCTGCCTCCTCAACTCCTGCTGCCCCTCTGCGCAGGGGCTACACCACAGGAGCATGTGCCGCCGCCGCTGCCAAAGGTGCGGCACTGCTGCTGATTACAGGTGATAGGCTTCCCGCTGTAGATATTGATCTCCCGGCGGGCTTCCGGCACTCCTTTGAACTTACAGGCTGGCAGCGCGAAGGAGCGGACTCGGCAAGCTGTGCCACGGTCAAGGATGCCGGAGATGATCCGGATGCCACGCATCAGGCCTGGATCGAAGCAGCGGTGAGCTGGCTGGATCACCCCGGTGTGGAGATCGACGGCGGCCGTGGCGTCGGCCGGGTGACGAAGCCTGGGCTCCCGGTGCCCGTCGGAGCAGCGGCAATTAATCCGGTGCCGTGGCGGATGATACTGGAGGCGGTGTCCGGTGTGCTGGAGGAGCATGGCGCGGCGCGGGGGCTGCGGGTGGTCATCAGCGTGCCGGAAGGCGAAGCGATTGCCCTAAGAACGCTGAACCCGCGGCTCGGCATCATCGGCGGCATTTCCATCCTCGGCACGCGGGGCGTGGTTACCCCGTTCTCCACCGAAGCCTACAAGGCGAGTGTGGTTCAGGCGATTTCGGTTGCGGCGGCGACGGGGAACGGGCAGATCATTCTGACCACCGGCGGCAGCAGTGAGAAATATGCGATGGCGATGTTCGCCGGGCTTCCGGAGGAAGCTTTTATCCAGATGGGGGAGTATGTAGGCTTCTCGCTGGAGCATGCCAAGGCCTATGGGATCAAGAAAGTTACCTTTGTTGGCATGGCCGGTAAGTTCTCCAAAGTTGCTCAAGGCGCTATGCTGATCCACTCGAAGAATGCCCCTGTTGACTTCGGATTTCTGGCAGCCGTGGCGGCGGAGGCCGGGGCAAATGACAAGCAGATGAAGGAGATTACTGCCGCCAATACAGCCTCGCAGGTCGTGGATATGATGACTGATGCAGGAAATTCCGCTTTTTTTGAGAGCCTGTGCCGGCATGCCTGTGAAGAGAGTCTGAAGCATATGAACGGAGGCATGATTGTAGAGATGGTATTGATCACGATGAAGGGCCGAGTGCTGGGAAGGGCGGAGATCCGTGGGTAA
- the cobI gene encoding precorrin-2 C(20)-methyltransferase, producing the protein MDEEELKLEERLTPRAVGTLYGVGVGPGDPELITLKACRLLRECPVIAYPATHKGGKSYAHEIIEMHVKPDEKIMLGLIFPMTKDPVLLASGWNRTVELCWSELKQGRDVAFVTEGDPNLFSTFIHLARLMQELHPGVPIVSIPGISSVLGAAAALGQPLADGDQRVGIIPATGDREALKEALLHHETVVFLKVAKVLDLVLDVLDELGLSGKASVVTKVTSPYETVWRDARDLRGKELEYLSLMVVSK; encoded by the coding sequence ATGGATGAGGAAGAGCTGAAGCTGGAGGAAAGACTGACTCCCCGGGCGGTCGGGACGTTGTACGGTGTCGGTGTCGGCCCCGGTGATCCGGAGCTGATTACGCTCAAGGCCTGCCGGCTGCTGCGGGAATGTCCGGTGATTGCCTACCCGGCAACCCACAAAGGCGGCAAATCCTACGCCCACGAAATCATCGAGATGCATGTGAAGCCGGATGAGAAAATCATGCTCGGGCTGATCTTCCCGATGACGAAAGATCCTGTGCTGCTGGCCAGCGGCTGGAACCGCACTGTGGAGCTGTGCTGGAGTGAGCTGAAGCAGGGCAGGGATGTGGCTTTTGTGACGGAAGGTGACCCTAATCTCTTCAGCACCTTTATCCATCTGGCCCGGTTAATGCAGGAGCTGCATCCCGGTGTGCCGATCGTCTCCATTCCGGGGATTTCCTCGGTGCTGGGCGCGGCTGCTGCCCTGGGGCAGCCCTTGGCGGACGGAGATCAGCGGGTGGGTATCATCCCGGCGACAGGTGACCGCGAGGCACTGAAGGAAGCGCTGCTGCATCACGAGACGGTGGTGTTCCTCAAGGTGGCCAAGGTGCTGGATCTGGTGCTGGATGTGCTGGATGAACTGGGACTGTCCGGCAAGGCATCCGTCGTTACCAAGGTAACCTCTCCGTATGAAACGGTATGGCGCGATGCGCGGGATCTGCGGGGCAAGGAGCTGGAGTACTTAAGTCTGATGGTGGTGAGCAAATGA
- a CDS encoding precorrin-8X methylmutase, producing the protein MDFGTDFKPVTVQPQEIEGLSFQMITEEMGEHSFSRLEYKIVQRIIHASADFELGRSLVFHPRAIEAGITAILQGKPIIADVRMVEAGIAKERIQRYGGGIRVHISDPDVMEEAKALGTTRAIMATRKACAQAPGGIYVIGNAPTALLELIRLVKEGTAQPGLVIGMPVGFVSAAESKDELRKLDIPYITNIGRKGGSTIVVAAVNALSLLADRRAAGELN; encoded by the coding sequence GTGGATTTTGGTACGGATTTCAAGCCGGTGACAGTACAGCCGCAGGAAATAGAAGGCCTGAGTTTTCAGATGATTACGGAAGAGATGGGTGAACACTCCTTCAGCAGGCTGGAGTACAAAATAGTGCAGCGGATCATTCATGCTTCAGCCGATTTTGAGCTGGGACGGAGTCTTGTTTTTCATCCTCGGGCGATTGAGGCCGGGATCACCGCCATTCTGCAGGGCAAGCCGATTATTGCCGATGTGCGGATGGTGGAGGCGGGCATTGCCAAGGAGCGGATTCAGCGGTACGGCGGGGGAATCAGGGTTCATATTTCCGATCCGGATGTGATGGAAGAAGCGAAGGCGCTCGGGACTACACGGGCCATTATGGCTACGCGCAAAGCTTGTGCACAGGCTCCCGGAGGCATCTATGTGATCGGCAACGCGCCGACTGCCCTGCTGGAACTGATTCGTCTGGTAAAAGAAGGCACAGCGCAGCCGGGTCTTGTCATCGGCATGCCGGTCGGATTCGTCTCAGCGGCGGAATCCAAGGATGAGCTGCGCAAGCTCGACATTCCTTACATCACCAATATCGGGCGCAAAGGCGGCAGTACGATTGTGGTAGCGGCGGTCAATGCACTGAGTCTGCTGGCGGACCGCCGGGCGGCAGGCGAATTGAATTAG
- the cobM gene encoding precorrin-4 C(11)-methyltransferase, protein MVLEPKVYIVGAGPGDPELITVKGSRILRSADLVLYADSLVSEELIHSAKPGAEVLRSSGLDLEQQVELMAAAVQAGKSVGRIHTGDPSMYGAILEQMSLLKQRGVSYEIVPGVSSVFASAAALGAELTVPELTQTVILTRAEGRTPVPEREQLRKLAEHHCTVALFLSASLAGHVTGEFLAAGWSPDTPVAVVKRATWPDQQILRTTVQNLEPDLRAAGITMHAMILAGWALDPGLTDRDQHRSKLYDKAFTHGCREGMGSGE, encoded by the coding sequence ATCGTGCTCGAGCCTAAAGTATATATTGTAGGTGCCGGACCCGGCGATCCGGAGCTGATTACGGTAAAAGGCAGCCGGATTCTGCGCTCAGCGGACCTGGTGCTCTATGCCGATTCTCTGGTCAGTGAGGAGCTGATCCACAGTGCGAAGCCCGGTGCAGAGGTGCTGCGAAGCTCGGGGCTGGATCTGGAGCAGCAGGTGGAGCTGATGGCGGCAGCCGTCCAGGCCGGTAAAAGCGTAGGCCGCATCCACACCGGCGACCCGTCCATGTACGGCGCGATTCTGGAGCAGATGTCGCTGCTGAAGCAGCGGGGCGTAAGCTATGAAATCGTGCCGGGTGTAAGCTCTGTTTTTGCATCCGCTGCGGCGCTTGGTGCAGAGCTGACCGTCCCGGAGCTGACGCAGACGGTGATTCTGACCCGTGCGGAAGGACGTACACCGGTGCCGGAACGCGAGCAGCTGCGTAAGCTGGCGGAGCATCACTGTACGGTGGCGCTGTTTCTTAGCGCCTCCCTGGCCGGGCATGTGACCGGGGAATTCCTGGCTGCTGGCTGGAGTCCGGATACACCGGTAGCTGTAGTGAAGCGGGCCACCTGGCCGGATCAGCAGATTCTGCGGACAACGGTGCAGAATTTGGAGCCGGATCTGCGTGCTGCGGGTATCACCATGCACGCCATGATCCTGGCCGGCTGGGCGCTGGACCCCGGGCTGACGGACCGCGACCAGCACCGTTCCAAGCTCTATGACAAGGCATTTACCCATGGCTGCCGGGAAGGAATGGGCTCAGGTGAGTAA
- a CDS encoding energy-coupling factor ABC transporter ATP-binding protein, translated as MDMEYSLAFDGVVFHYPDTKEAALRELTLSIPKGRKTAVLGHNGSGKSTLFLHAVGILRPQKGTVQQGGKTLSYAKKELAALRRSVGLVFQDPEQQLILSSPLEDVSFGLRGTGMDEAAIAERCRSVMELLNLTELSDKPVHQLSLGQKKRTALAGVMAMEPELILLDEPTSYLDPLSETQMLQGLDLIHEKGTTIVMTTHDMNLAYRWADWIIVLDQGRCRAEGTPEEIFAGAEELQAIGLDLPLLADLWYSLPARLTAGRPAPRTAGDFKSVLNRLLNS; from the coding sequence ATGGACATGGAATATAGTCTGGCTTTTGACGGGGTGGTGTTTCATTACCCGGATACGAAGGAAGCCGCGCTGCGTGAACTAACCCTCTCCATTCCCAAAGGCCGCAAAACGGCGGTGCTCGGCCATAATGGTTCGGGCAAATCGACCCTGTTCCTGCATGCTGTCGGCATTCTGCGTCCACAGAAGGGTACGGTTCAGCAGGGAGGTAAGACATTGTCCTATGCCAAAAAAGAGCTGGCTGCGCTGCGGCGAAGCGTGGGCCTTGTTTTTCAGGACCCGGAGCAGCAGCTCATATTGAGCTCGCCTCTGGAGGACGTGTCCTTCGGGCTGCGGGGAACGGGGATGGACGAAGCCGCAATAGCTGAGCGCTGCCGCAGTGTCATGGAACTGCTGAACCTGACGGAGCTGAGTGACAAACCGGTTCACCAGCTTAGTCTGGGGCAGAAAAAACGCACCGCACTCGCCGGAGTAATGGCGATGGAGCCGGAGCTGATCCTGCTGGATGAGCCGACCTCGTATCTGGACCCGTTATCTGAGACACAGATGCTGCAGGGTCTTGACCTTATACATGAAAAAGGCACAACCATAGTTATGACTACGCATGATATGAACTTGGCGTACCGCTGGGCGGACTGGATTATCGTACTGGATCAGGGGAGGTGCCGGGCTGAGGGGACGCCTGAGGAGATTTTTGCCGGGGCGGAAGAATTGCAGGCCATCGGCCTTGATCTGCCGCTGCTGGCCGACTTGTGGTACAGCCTGCCTGCACGGCTCACCGCCGGCCGGCCGGCTCCCCGCACGGCGGGAGATTTCAAATCCGTACTAAACAGGCTGCTGAATAGTTAA
- a CDS encoding bifunctional cobalt-precorrin-7 (C(5))-methyltransferase/cobalt-precorrin-6B (C(15))-methyltransferase: MGNLIYVIGIGEDGAGGLTPDSLSKVNNSEVLLGGERQLNFFGGYTGEKIVLQGGLTPFTDKLEKVWKERRTVVLASGDPLFFGIAGYLVRKFGPEHVEVIPHYSSVQLAFARLGDSWQDAELISLHGRPIQGLAQRIDGKHKVALLTDESNTPAVIAAYLREFGMLEYEAFVCERLGGAEEVCRFWTLDEMENSEFAALNVVILRRRPGTGSSLRRGFAYPDEQFQQRKPEKGLITKREVRALVLSELNLSEDAVVWDIGSGSGAVAAECARIARFGKVYALEKGAENLPNMEANRRKFRADFQIIHQKAPLGLENLPDPDGVFIGGSGGELADIIALCALRLRPEGRIVVGAITIETLYGSMEALKQAGLDCGVTMLQASRGKPILGMTRFEGMNPVYVVSGWKS; this comes from the coding sequence GTGGGTAACCTGATCTATGTGATCGGTATCGGGGAGGATGGCGCCGGCGGCCTGACACCGGATAGCCTGAGCAAAGTGAATAACAGTGAGGTACTGCTCGGCGGAGAACGGCAATTGAATTTTTTTGGCGGATATACCGGTGAGAAAATCGTTCTGCAAGGCGGGCTGACGCCTTTTACAGACAAGCTGGAGAAAGTGTGGAAGGAGCGGCGGACTGTGGTTCTGGCCTCGGGGGACCCGCTCTTTTTTGGCATCGCGGGGTATCTTGTCCGCAAGTTCGGGCCGGAGCATGTTGAGGTTATTCCGCACTATAGCAGTGTGCAGCTTGCGTTTGCCCGGCTGGGGGACAGCTGGCAGGATGCCGAGCTGATCAGTCTGCACGGGCGCCCCATCCAGGGACTGGCCCAGCGTATAGACGGCAAGCACAAGGTGGCTCTGCTAACGGACGAGAGTAATACGCCTGCGGTGATTGCCGCTTATTTGCGTGAGTTCGGGATGCTGGAATATGAAGCGTTTGTGTGCGAACGGCTGGGGGGAGCGGAGGAAGTCTGCCGCTTCTGGACGCTGGATGAGATGGAGAATAGTGAATTTGCGGCGCTGAATGTAGTTATCCTGCGCAGAAGGCCGGGAACCGGCTCATCATTGCGGCGCGGCTTCGCTTATCCGGATGAGCAGTTCCAGCAGCGGAAGCCGGAGAAAGGCCTCATTACGAAACGTGAGGTCCGGGCTCTGGTCCTGTCAGAGCTGAATTTGTCCGAGGATGCGGTGGTGTGGGATATCGGCTCCGGCTCCGGTGCGGTTGCGGCAGAATGTGCGCGGATCGCCCGGTTCGGCAAGGTCTATGCCCTGGAAAAAGGCGCGGAGAATCTGCCGAACATGGAAGCGAACCGCCGGAAGTTCCGCGCCGATTTCCAGATCATACATCAGAAAGCGCCGCTGGGGCTGGAGAATCTGCCGGATCCGGATGGAGTGTTTATCGGCGGCAGCGGCGGGGAGCTGGCGGATATTATCGCGCTCTGCGCCTTGAGACTCCGGCCGGAAGGGCGGATTGTCGTTGGAGCGATAACCATTGAGACGCTATATGGAAGCATGGAGGCGTTGAAGCAAGCAGGCCTGGATTGCGGGGTAACAATGCTTCAGGCATCACGGGGTAAGCCGATTCTCGGCATGACCCGGTTCGAAGGCATGAATCCGGTCTATGTGGTTAGTGGGTGGAAGAGCTGA
- a CDS encoding sirohydrochlorin chelatase translates to MRTVLLVGHGSRIQAGNEELLQFTSQLAARKPELRFETCFIELASPSIAGGIAKCVEAGATQIYIVPIILFAAGHSKLDIPMAIDEAKLKHPGVEFVYGRPLGVQERTVDIVLDRIREAESLSASVTHSIEADSLAISVDYSNEAGAADLSLQEAQAHTTSAAEDKDTIVLLMGRGGSDPDANSDFYKLGRLLWERTSYQSVESCFIAITKPSLPDGLERCLALGARKIIVVPYLLFTGVLMKQFAEMVSHFAVEHPEIEVQLGRQLGIHPRLVDMLTERIEETMEGQSFSNCDNCKYRDEAALHHHHHHHHHGEEGHGHGQQERHDVTGTAAPADNRDLRQPR, encoded by the coding sequence ATGAGAACCGTATTACTGGTTGGACATGGAAGCCGGATTCAAGCGGGAAATGAGGAGCTGCTGCAGTTCACCAGCCAGCTTGCCGCCCGGAAGCCTGAGCTTAGGTTTGAGACCTGCTTCATAGAGCTAGCCTCACCTTCAATCGCGGGCGGAATTGCCAAATGTGTGGAGGCCGGTGCGACGCAAATTTATATTGTGCCGATTATATTGTTCGCGGCGGGCCATTCCAAGCTGGATATTCCGATGGCGATCGATGAGGCCAAGCTGAAGCATCCGGGGGTGGAGTTTGTATACGGGCGTCCGCTGGGTGTTCAGGAGCGGACAGTAGATATTGTGCTGGACAGGATACGTGAAGCTGAATCGCTTTCTGCATCTGTGACACACAGTATCGAAGCTGATTCGCTGGCCATTTCTGTGGATTACAGCAATGAAGCCGGAGCTGCGGACTTAAGTTTGCAGGAAGCCCAGGCCCACACAACATCCGCAGCAGAGGATAAGGATACCATCGTGCTGCTTATGGGGCGCGGGGGCAGTGATCCGGATGCCAACAGTGATTTCTATAAGCTGGGCCGGCTGCTATGGGAAAGAACGTCTTACCAAAGCGTTGAAAGCTGCTTCATCGCCATCACGAAGCCGTCGCTTCCGGATGGGCTTGAACGCTGCCTGGCATTGGGTGCGCGTAAGATTATAGTTGTGCCGTATCTGCTGTTCACCGGAGTACTGATGAAGCAGTTCGCAGAAATGGTTTCTCATTTCGCCGTAGAGCATCCGGAAATTGAAGTGCAGCTCGGCCGCCAGCTCGGCATTCATCCACGGCTTGTGGATATGCTGACAGAGCGTATTGAGGAGACAATGGAGGGTCAGTCTTTCAGCAATTGCGATAACTGCAAGTACCGTGATGAAGCGGCATTGCACCACCACCATCACCATCACCACCATGGTGAGGAGGGACATGGACACGGGCAGCAAGAGCGGCATGATGTAACCGGAACAGCGGCTCCGGCAGACAACCGGGATCTGCGCCAGCCGCGATGA
- a CDS encoding cobalamin biosynthesis protein: protein MAAGKEWAQVSKRRYAAVAITRNGIGLALKLGAGLGETEVFCYAKYSGGLEMRAGESSLFEGPVKDLLPRLFRDYEGVILFFSLGAAVRLMAPLLQDKRIDPAVIVIDERGEHVISMLSGHLGGANRLTLQIAGLLGSHPVITTASDVQGTFAVDLLGREYGWRVDSFTSMKSVSAALVNGEPVAFVQESGEPGWLPPGAVLPEHIRLFASREELRSSGFRFSAAIVVSDRLPDQDEPEDAMHAECAVVYRPRSLVLGLGCNRGTSAEELEAVMLHTLAELRLSLYSVRNVATAGIKGDEAGLLALCAKYGWELALYSPDQLNAVTLDNPSEVVFRATGAYGVCEPAALLSSGAQALLQRKHKSGNVTIAVARVVYAG, encoded by the coding sequence ATGGCTGCCGGGAAGGAATGGGCTCAGGTGAGTAAGCGGCGGTATGCAGCGGTCGCGATCACGCGAAACGGCATCGGGCTGGCGCTGAAGCTGGGAGCCGGGCTTGGGGAGACGGAAGTCTTTTGTTATGCCAAGTATAGCGGCGGGCTGGAGATGCGGGCTGGGGAGAGTTCACTTTTTGAGGGGCCGGTCAAAGATTTACTCCCCCGGCTCTTCCGGGATTACGAGGGGGTCATTCTGTTCTTCTCACTGGGCGCTGCTGTCCGGCTGATGGCTCCGCTGCTGCAGGACAAAAGAATCGATCCTGCCGTCATCGTCATCGATGAGCGCGGGGAGCATGTGATCAGCATGCTGTCCGGCCATCTCGGGGGGGCCAACAGACTGACGCTGCAGATCGCTGGGCTGCTCGGCAGTCATCCGGTAATTACAACGGCTTCCGATGTGCAAGGCACCTTCGCTGTGGATCTGCTTGGCCGGGAATACGGCTGGCGCGTGGACAGCTTTACCAGTATGAAAAGTGTCAGTGCTGCGCTCGTCAACGGGGAACCGGTAGCCTTTGTCCAGGAGAGCGGAGAGCCGGGCTGGCTGCCGCCGGGGGCAGTGCTGCCGGAGCATATACGGTTATTCGCCAGCCGGGAGGAGCTGCGAAGCAGCGGCTTCCGCTTCAGCGCGGCGATTGTGGTTAGTGACCGGCTGCCGGATCAAGATGAGCCGGAGGATGCCATGCATGCTGAATGCGCTGTAGTCTATCGTCCGCGCAGTCTGGTGCTCGGTTTGGGCTGTAACCGCGGGACCTCTGCGGAAGAGCTTGAAGCTGTAATGCTGCATACGCTGGCAGAGCTCAGGCTATCGCTCTACAGTGTGCGGAATGTGGCGACTGCCGGGATAAAGGGCGATGAGGCCGGACTGCTGGCTCTGTGTGCCAAATACGGCTGGGAGCTGGCTTTGTATTCACCAGACCAGCTGAACGCTGTCACGCTGGACAATCCTTCGGAGGTAGTGTTCAGAGCGACCGGAGCGTACGGTGTCTGTGAGCCTGCCGCATTGTTGTCTTCAGGTGCGCAGGCGCTCCTGCAGCGCAAACATAAAAGCGGAAATGTGACAATCGCCGTAGCGCGGGTTGTCTATGCCGGTTAG
- the cbiQ gene encoding cobalt ECF transporter T component CbiQ has product MIRRIDVLSYNNALRQLSPMWKSSFAALMFLLSYTVDPVLQIVITLWMMSWCILHAKIPYRAYLLLFGTALLFYGLSVPALLVEFGHPAAGEAGVFRISGQPLPVYITAAGLERAAELLVRVSACTSCCFFLMFTTPFSELLQVLRRLRMPQIVLELMLIMYRFLFLLNDAAHGLMLARRLRGGRRGYKARLRETAAMAGALFGNTMHRYYGLSQGLLTRGFTGEIILPPYTARPVPRRYAVRAYAGIAVLALAQLWLWLSG; this is encoded by the coding sequence GTGATCAGACGAATTGATGTCCTTTCTTATAATAATGCCTTAAGGCAGCTGTCTCCCATGTGGAAAAGCTCGTTCGCGGCACTGATGTTCCTGCTCTCCTATACCGTGGATCCGGTGCTGCAGATTGTGATTACGCTGTGGATGATGTCATGGTGCATCCTGCATGCCAAAATTCCCTATCGCGCCTATTTGCTGCTGTTTGGTACGGCGCTGCTGTTCTATGGCCTTAGTGTCCCGGCACTGCTCGTGGAATTCGGCCACCCCGCTGCCGGGGAAGCTGGCGTATTCCGGATTTCGGGGCAGCCTCTTCCGGTGTATATCACAGCTGCAGGACTGGAACGGGCCGCTGAACTGCTGGTTAGGGTCTCTGCCTGCACAAGCTGCTGCTTCTTCCTGATGTTCACCACGCCGTTCAGTGAGCTGCTGCAAGTGCTCCGCAGACTGCGTATGCCGCAGATTGTGCTGGAGCTGATGCTGATCATGTACCGCTTCCTGTTCCTGCTGAATGATGCAGCGCACGGACTGATGCTGGCCCGGAGGCTGCGCGGCGGCCGGAGAGGGTACAAGGCCAGGCTGCGGGAGACGGCGGCCATGGCTGGCGCCCTCTTCGGCAATACGATGCACCGTTATTACGGATTATCGCAGGGGCTGCTGACCCGCGGGTTCACGGGGGAGATCATTCTGCCGCCGTATACCGCGCGGCCTGTGCCGCGGCGTTATGCGGTCCGGGCGTATGCGGGGATCGCTGTGCTGGCGCTGGCGCAGCTTTGGCTGTGGCTGAGCGGTTGA